One uncultured Carboxylicivirga sp. genomic window, TGCCCGAGTGGTGGAATTGGTAGACACGCAGGACTTAAAATCCTGTGACCATTAGGTCGTGCGGGTTCAAGTCCCGCCTCGGGTACAAAAGCGCTTAAGACGAAAGTTTTAGCGCTTTTTTTGTTTTATAATTATTGGAATATCCTTAAGATTACAATCAAAATCTTTGATTATTATACAAATGAGCATTAATAAAGCAAGATTCAACCTAAAAAGCTCTTAACCTTACATATTGTATAGATTCTTCAAGGCATCAACATCATTTCCTGAAAGAATCTGTATTGATTGAGTGATTTTTTCGATATCCCATTCCCACCATTTGAGTTTTAGAAGTATTTGAATAGTCTCTTCAGAAAACCGTTTTCGAATCAGTCGTGCCGGGTTACCACCAACTATTGAATATGGTTCAACATTTTTCACAACTGTTGAGTTCGATGCAATAATAGCGCCATCTCCTATTTTCACACCAGGCATAATAGTTGTATTATAACCGAGCCAAACATCATTTCCTATTATGGTGTCACCTTTATACGGATAAGTTTTGTCTTTCATTGCATCTTTCCAGTCACCTCCAAAAATTGCAAAAGGATAAGCACTTATAGATTCACTTAGATGATTACCCCCATTCATAATAAAAGTAACATCCGATGCAATCATGCAAAACTTTCCAATAATTAGTTTATCACCCACAAAATCAAAATGGTACTTAACATATCGAATAAAATTTTCTGGATTTACAAAGTCATCATAATAAGTATAGTCGCCCACCACAATATTAGGTTGGGAAATGATATTTTTTAAGAAAACTAACTTATTATAATAAGCTAATGGAAATTGATTGTCTTTGTTTGGTATATCCATTCAAATGTATTTTTAATAAAAATAAAAAATCTTCAAGAGAGTGCAGATAATTATAAATTTTCACTGTTTTTTTTCAGATCCAAATATAAAAAATAGTCTGTTAGTTGTTTGGAACCATATTGCTGTTCTACCATATATGTAGCCATTGCTGTCAGAAGAAATTCTATTGGACCATAAGTCTTCGACGATAAAAATAAACGCAATAACCGTAAAGATACAAATCTGATCCAATCAGGGAAATGCCTCATCTTTATAGACATATTCAAAGACTTAATGGTCATTTTTACAATTTCTTTTTAATACACTTTATTAATGAAGAATTAAGAAACTCATACTTAATTTATCCGATATTGAAGAACAAGAATTGTCTTAATAAAGACAATACAGTAATGTAACAAAGGGTGTACTATGGAAGTTTAGATAATATACTTATCAAAATGTATAGCCTATAGAAAGTTCCCCTAAAAAACCACTCATAAAGGTATATTCATCACGAAATACTTCAATGGCATCAAGAGCTTCCATACTAGAGTTATTTACTTTAAGATTGTCGAATGAATAACCGTACCCGAGTGCAAAATTTAGTGTTATTCCGCTTTTCCAAATCCATCGTTTACCTGCATTCAAGCCAATTGTAAACTCTGGTAAAGAAAAGTCAAATCCATCAGTATCAATCATTCCTTCTCCTTTTATCTTACGATATCGGCCATAGGTGCCAGCATAAAAGGAGTTTAAACCTCCACCAATATGATATCTGTAATTAAGAATAATTGCTTTCCCATTAGCATCAATGTTTGCATCTGAATATGTACCAGGAATTGTTTCTAAATCACCTCTCAATACAATACCATGATTTTTTCCAATCAAATGTTCTATATTCGCTGAGTAAAACCCAAATACTATTCCTCCCGGACAAACATTAATCGCAGTTTTGGCTGGACTTATCCATTTTTCCACTGACGTTACTTTTTCATTATCCTGATTTTGGGCTTCGGTTATTCCATAAACCAGAATAATATAGATAAGGATCAATACGATTTTTAAAATCGTCCTTTTTTGTTTTAAACTTCTTCTCATCATAATTGAATTAAATTGTAGTATTTACTTTCAATAACTAATTATACAAAGCTGCAACTAATAAAAGATGTAATCGTCCGAATTTATAATTCAGGACAAATCAATGAGAATTAGGACCTTTTTAAGATATGAATTAACATTTTTTTTGCCTAGCCTTTTTAAGCCAGATATTAGGTGTTGTATTTTCTACCTTCTTAAAAAATGCATTAAATACGGATTTTGAGTTAAAGCCACTTTCGTAAGCTAATCCTAACAGGGACAAATAATTATACTCTATATTCAATGCAATTTCTTTAAAATACGCTAGTCTATAATGATTAACGAATTCGTTAAAATTCATTCCTGTTTTTTCATTAATCAGATATGATAGCTTATTGGGATGAAAATTAATAGCTTTTGCCAGAATAGTCAGGCTCATCATAGAATCCAGGTAAGGTTTTTCTTTATCAAAATAATGTTTGAGCATATTCATTTGCTCATCCAGTTCTGCCAAACTGGTATTTGTTTTATTTTTAGAAACTGAATGAATATTTGATTCTACCTCAAGTAAAAGTTGTGATGGATATAAATGATGAAATTCATCATTCTCCTGAAGTTTAACCAGTAATGGGTCAAACCGGAAGTTAATTATCTGGCCTCTTTTTTGCTTAATATACAACCTTAATAACTCTAATGCTTCTAATCTATGCTGAGTATTGGCTAATATATATAATTCATAGGGAACCAACTGTTTAGTGTCATCAATAACAGTCTTCCAGTTATTCAAAAGTTCTTCAGATAACAAATTTGTTCCATTGTTGATTACCTGATACAATAACCTTTGTAATTCTGAATTATCATAACTCTTCATTAATTTTTCAAAATCATTCTTTCTACCTAACCATATAAAGCATAAAGCTTTTAGTTCTTTTGAAAGGGCAAGGTCAGGATTTATCGACAATGATTTTTCAATAAAAGTCAGAGCGAGATCAAATTTCTTCTGATAATACTGAATATTGGCCAAAGTATAAAAATGATTGGCTGATAAAGGATCTACATCCATGGCACGCCTTATATAAACCTCGGCCATTTTCCATTTTCCATGAGCTATAAAAAGTTCAGCCATGGCCTCTAAACCATCCGTATATTTGGGATACTGTGATAATGTTTTTAATAACTGATTATAGGTTGCCTGAAAATCCCATTCCATCCAAAGTGCTCTACCTACAAAGGATTGTCCATATTCCGGAAGTGATTTATTCAAATCACTGGCTATTAAAAAATTGTCGATAGCTTTTGCAAAGCCTTCTGATGAATGCATATACCCCCATGCTGCCAACAGACCATAACATTGTACTAAACCATAGTAGGAGCGCGCAAACTTCGTATCTAATTCAACTGACATTTGATAATATTCAATAGCCTTCTTTATTGAATCAGCATCCCATTTTAGTTGGTAGTAATGACCTTTAAGATACATTTCATATGCCGTAACATTGCTTGTTTCTGTAATTACTAAATGCTCCTGAATATTAAAATGACCAAAATTATCACGTATCTGATTGGCAATTAAAAGGCTAATTTCATCCTGCAACTCAAAAATATCATTCAGTTCACGATCGAAATTTTGCGACCAGAAGTGAATACCATCCCGGGCATTTAT contains:
- a CDS encoding CatB-related O-acetyltransferase; this translates as MDIPNKDNQFPLAYYNKLVFLKNIISQPNIVVGDYTYYDDFVNPENFIRYVKYHFDFVGDKLIIGKFCMIASDVTFIMNGGNHLSESISAYPFAIFGGDWKDAMKDKTYPYKGDTIIGNDVWLGYNTTIMPGVKIGDGAIIASNSTVVKNVEPYSIVGGNPARLIRKRFSEETIQILLKLKWWEWDIEKITQSIQILSGNDVDALKNLYNM
- a CDS encoding helix-turn-helix domain-containing protein, which produces MEFISKLHNSEIDKSIAVLPFVNFSADPNNEYFSDGITEEIINALTKIDGLKVIARTSSFSFKGSNQDIRSIGKALGVSSILEGSVRKVNNRVRITAQLINARDGIHFWSQNFDRELNDIFELQDEISLLIANQIRDNFGHFNIQEHLVITETSNVTAYEMYLKGHYYQLKWDADSIKKAIEYYQMSVELDTKFARSYYGLVQCYGLLAAWGYMHSSEGFAKAIDNFLIASDLNKSLPEYGQSFVGRALWMEWDFQATYNQLLKTLSQYPKYTDGLEAMAELFIAHGKWKMAEVYIRRAMDVDPLSANHFYTLANIQYYQKKFDLALTFIEKSLSINPDLALSKELKALCFIWLGRKNDFEKLMKSYDNSELQRLLYQVINNGTNLLSEELLNNWKTVIDDTKQLVPYELYILANTQHRLEALELLRLYIKQKRGQIINFRFDPLLVKLQENDEFHHLYPSQLLLEVESNIHSVSKNKTNTSLAELDEQMNMLKHYFDKEKPYLDSMMSLTILAKAINFHPNKLSYLINEKTGMNFNEFVNHYRLAYFKEIALNIEYNYLSLLGLAYESGFNSKSVFNAFFKKVENTTPNIWLKKARQKKC